From Carassius auratus strain Wakin chromosome 10, ASM336829v1, whole genome shotgun sequence, a single genomic window includes:
- the LOC113109599 gene encoding potassium voltage-gated channel subfamily V member 2-like: MIKLKRRRQSLFPNYKLGFSVPAPKDPVDSELPFGQPNWVKPWNSMQELSKDIYDIYAEYEDDEEERLMSTPSKLSSKTKNCMLNINVGGKVYQISYRVAAKYPKTRIGRLATYTDHNRKLDLCDDYMVQNKEFFFDRDPDIFHNIFNFYRTGVLWIKDELCPRNFLEEINYWGVRIKNTHRCCRISFEERQDELNEQLKIQRELEAEVETEEHEDLFQDMAFGHTRFLIWNMMEKPFSSVIAKLMAVASSFFVLVSLVAMTLNTVEGMQYKTTTGQLSGKTYCEYVETLCIAFFTMEYLLRLVSTPDLKRFGRSVLNAVDLIAILPLYLQMILECFENEDYGKHGSDIETVGRVGKVGQVLRIMRLMRIFRILKLARHSTGLRAFGFTLRQCYQQVGCLFLFIAMGIFTFSAMVYTVEHDMPQTNFTSIPHAWWWAAVSISTVGYGDMFPETALGRIFAFACISFGIILNGMPISILFNKFSDYYSKLKAYEYTSSLKNRGKVRFVKRAAKKVAECF, from the exons ATGATCAAGCTTAAACGCAGGAGGCAAAGCCTTTTTCCCAATTACAAACTTGGGTTCTCAGTCCCTGCTCCCAAGGATCCAGTGGATTCTGAGCTACCTTTTGGTCAACCCAACTGGGTAAAACCATGGAATTCGATGCAGGAATTAAGTAAGGATATATATGACATCTATGCAGAGTATGAAGATGACGAAGAAGAAAGGTTGATGTCGACCCCCAGTAAACTGTCCTCTAAGACTAAGAACTGCATGCTGAACATCAATGTAGGAGGCAAGGTCTACCAGATCTCTTACAGGGTAGCAGCAAAATATCCCAAGACAAGAATTGGCCGACTTGCAACGTACACGGACCATAACAGGAAACTCGATCTCTGTGATGATTACATGGTCCAGAACAAAGAGTTTTTCTTTGACCGGGATCCAGACATCTTCCACAACATCTTCAACTTCTACAGGACTGGAGTTCTCTGGATCAAAGATGAATTGTGCCCACGCAATTTTTTGGAGGAGATCAACTACTGGGGTGTCCGTATCAAGAACACCCATCGCTGCTGCCGCATTTCGTTCGAGGAACGGCAAGATGAACTCAACGAACAGCTGAAGATACAACGGGAACTCGAGGCAGAGGTGGAAACTGAGGAGCATGAGGACTTGTTTCAGGATATGGCTTTCGGTCATACACGTTTCCTCATCTGGAACATGATGGAGAAGCCCTTCTCTTCAGTCATAGCCAAACTCATGGCAGTGGCATCCAGTTTCTTCGTGCTGGTATCTCTCGTGGCTATGACTCTCAATACGGTAGAGGGAATGCAATATAAGACGACCACCGGCCAGCTGAGCGGGAAGACCTACTGCGAGTATGTtgagactttgtgcattgcgttttTTACCATGGAATATCTGCTCAGGCTTGTGTCCACCCCTGATCTCAAACGCTTTGGAAGGAGTGTGCTGAATGCTGTGGACCTGATTGCAATCCTTCCATTATATCTTCAAATGATCTTAGAGTGTTTCGAGAATGAAGACTATGGGAAGCATGGTAGTGATATTGAGACTGTAGGACGGGTTGGTAAAGTGGGGCAAGTCCTCCGCATCATGCGTCTCATGAGGATATTTCGTATCCTAAAACTAGCACGACACTCAACTGGGCTTCGAGCCTTTGGCTTCACACTCCGCCAATGCTACCAACAAGTGGGCTGTCTTTTCCTCTTCATTGCAATGGGAATTTTCACCTTCTCTGCCATGGTGTATACCGTAGAGCATGATATGCCTCAAACAAACTTCACCAGTATTCCACACGCATGGTGGTGGGCAGCT GTGAGCATCTCCACTGTGGGCTATGGCGACATGTTTCCAGAGACCGCTCTGGGCAGGATTTTTGCATTTGCGTGCATCTCGTTTGGAATTATTCTCAACGGCATGCCAATCTCCATCCTGTTCAATAAATTCTCAGACTACTATTCAAAGCTGAAAGCCTATGAATACACATCCTCTCTAAAGAATCGCGGGAAAGTGAGGTTTGTGAAAAGGGCTGCAAAGAAGGTTGCAGAATGTTTTTAG